The following are from one region of the Capsicum annuum cultivar UCD-10X-F1 chromosome 1, UCD10Xv1.1, whole genome shotgun sequence genome:
- the LOC107843503 gene encoding CSC1-like protein At3g54510 isoform X2, translated as MAVDLIPGLRSFITGYLPSAILNGFIYIVPFAMIGLARLVGYISQSKKDINACNLVFYFLVGNVFFLSLLSGSLLDQIGESFSHPKDIPNRLASAVSAQADFFVAYILTNGLAGFSLEILQPGLLLWDALKSHTWDRGKKKRPYVYSLPYYSIIPFVALCMLIGIVYEVVSPLPLPFLVGYFLLGYAVFINQVKFLYMQYLCVKNESSYKPDPHYFEHV; from the exons ATGGCTGTGGACTTGAT ACCGGGGTTAAGGTCCTTCATCACGGGATATCTTCCTAGTGCCATTCTTAATGGTTTCATATACATTGTTCCATTTGCCATGATTGGACTGGCAAGATTAGTTGGTTATATCTCGCAAAGTAAGAAGGATATAAATGCATGCAACCTGGTGTTCTACTTCCTGGTAGGGAATGTATTTTTTCTAAGCTTGTTGTCAGGATCTTTACTAGATCAAATCGGCGAATCTTTCTCTCATCCCAAGGATATTCCCAACCGTCTAGCTAGTGCTGTCTCTGCTCAG GCAGATTTCTTCGTGGCGTACATCTTGACAAATGGGCTGGCAGGATTCTCTTTAGAGATACTTCAGCCAGGATTACTTCTCTGGGATGCTCTTAAATCTCACACGTGGGACCGTGGAAAGAAGAAACGTCCTTATGTTTATTCACTACCTTATTATAGTATTATTCCTTTTGTTGCTCTCTGCATGCTGATTGGGATTGTTTACGAGGTGGTCTCACCTTTGCCTCTTCCATTTTTAGTAGGCTACTTCCTGCTTGGATATGCAGTGTTCATCAACCAAGTGAAGTTTCTCTATATGCAATATTTGTGTGTTAAGAACGAATCTTCTTATAAGCCTGATCCACATTACTTTGAGCATGTGTAA